A single Callithrix jacchus isolate 240 chromosome 4, calJac240_pri, whole genome shotgun sequence DNA region contains:
- the LOC100894890 gene encoding large ribosomal subunit protein eL42-like — protein sequence MVNVPKTRRTFCKKCGKHQPHKVTQYKKGKDSLYAQGKRRYDRKQSGYGGQTKPIFRKKAKTTKKIVLWLECVEPNCRSKRMLAIKRCKHFELGGDKKRKGQVIQF from the coding sequence ATGGTCAACGTACCTAAAACCCGAAGAACCTTCTGTAAGAAGTGTGGCAAgcatcagcctcacaaagtgaCACAGTACAAGAAGGGCAAGGATTCCTTGTATGCCCAGGGAAAGAGGCGCTATGATCGGAAGCAGAGTGGCTATGGTGGGCAGACAAAGCCAATTTTCCGGAAGAAGGCTAAGACCACAAAGAAGATTGTGCTCTGGCTGGAATGTGTTGAGCCTAACTGCAGATCCAAGAGGATGCTGGCCATTAAGAGATGCAAGCATTTTGAACTGGGAGGAGATAAGAAGAGAAAGGGCCAAGTGATCCAGTTCTAA